From the Salvelinus sp. IW2-2015 unplaced genomic scaffold, ASM291031v2 Un_scaffold1654, whole genome shotgun sequence genome, the window TCTGTCATGTTTGTGACACCATTCTGTCATGTCTGTGATACCATTGTCATGTCCGTGACACCATTCTGTCATGTCTGTGAAACCATTCTGTCATGTCCTTGACACAAACCATTCTGTCATGTCCGTGACACCATTCTGTCATGTCCGTGATACCATTCTGTCATGTCCGTGATACCATTCTGTCATGTCTGTGACACCATGCTGTCATGTCCGTGACACCATTCTGTCATGTCTGTGATACCATTGTCATGTCCGTGACACCATTCTGTCATGTCTGTGACACCATTCTGTCATGTCCGTGATACCATTCTGTCATGTCCCCGAGACCATTCTGTCATGTCCTTGACACACACCATTATGTCATGTCTGTGACACAATTCTGTCATGTCCGTGAATCCATTCTGTCATGTCCGTGATACCATTCTGTCATGTCCTTGACACAAACCATTCTGTCATATCTGTGACACCATTCTGTCATGTCTGTGATACCATTCTGTCATGTCCGTGATACCATTCTGTCATGTCCGTGAGACCATTCTGTCATGTCCTTGACACACACCATTATGTCATGTCTGTGACATCATTCTGTCATGTCCGAGACACCATTCTGTCATGTTTGTGAGACCATTTTGTCATGTCTGTGACACCATTCTGTCATGTCCTTGACACACAACATTCTGTCATGTTTGTGTCACCATTCTGCCATTTCCTTGACACCATTCTGTCATATTTGTGACACCATTCTATCATGTCCGTGACACCGTTCTGTCATGTTTGTGAGACCATTCTGTCATGTCCTTGACACTATTCTGTCATGTTTGTGACACCATTCTGTCATGTCCTGATACCATTCTGTCATGTCTGTGACACCATTCTGTCATGTCTGTGACACCATTCTGTCATGTCTGTGACACCATTCTGTCATGTCTGTGACACCATTCTGTCATGTCTGTGAGACCATTCTGTCATGTCCTTGACACACACCATTCTGTCATGTCTGTGACACCATTCTGTCATGTCTGTGACACCATTCTGTCATGTCTGTGATACCATTCTGTCATGTCTGTTACACCATTCTGTCATATCTGTGTCAAAGGCACATGTACTGTTTAGactataaaaatacatttcaaggAGTCTGATACTCCAAAATGTTGTTTGTAAATTCACTGACAAAATGTGgtctttttgacatttttgacagTCCGTGAAGCCTTGCCCAGTCCGTGAAGTCTGCCCAGTCCGTGAAGCCTTGCCCACTCCGTGAAGTCTGCCCACTCCGTGAAGTCTGCCCACTCCGTGAAGTCTGCCCACTCCGTGAAGTCTGCCCACTCCGTGAAGTCTGCCCACTCCATGAAGCCTTGCCCAGTCCGTGAAGTCTGACCAGTCCGTGAAGCCTTGCCCAGTCCGTGAAGTCTGCCCAGTCCGTGAAGTCTGCCCAGTCCGTGAAGTCTGCCCAGTCCGTGACACCTTCCCTAGCTGAATGAACTGTCTAGTCAGTCGAGATAAGAGGCGTCTTTGTCTGctgaatgactcaaatgtaaatgtacaagtGTACATTGTTGAATGGGCAtggacaacgcttttggtggttGACTGCACCGACAAGCCAGATTTGTTTGagtatgaaaaaaaatatatataatagaaTAATATGAATCACCATAGTGGTCACCATATCAGTTCTCTGTGGGACTGGAGTGCCCTTTGTCTACATCCTGGTACCTCCGTACCATGGCTCCAGCTGTCCTGCCATTTAAAGGATCAGCGTTCCTGTTTAGAATCGTGTTTATCTCGAAATCTGTGTCAAAGCCGGATACAAGAGGGCGTCTAGGCAGACGTAAGGTGATAACAAACCATACTCACCTGTGTGGGGACACTTAGTCACCATGACAACTCCAATGTTGATAgtgcatttgatttgaataggttATTGCATCACTAACTGGCTAGTGACAAAGAGCTGAACTGATTCCGAAGCTTTACAGACCACACCTCCAGAGTGTGGTTTAAACAACAATGTCCAGACATAGACCCGGCCCTTGTTAAGCCCCGGCATTCAATAGTCAAATCAGACTGGAGTTGGAACAGAGAGACGGGGCCAAGCTAAGATGGACGGAACATCAGCTCAGTGATCTGAAACAACTGTAAGTAGGGCtattaaatcaataaataatattGATACGAGTCACTTTTGTGTTTGAATGACAACATTTTAACATGACTTCCAAATGCCTCAGAAGGATGTGCATTCAGCAGCAACAAGCAAATGATCATTTACTTGTTTTTGAATATCATTgcatgttgtttccacgtcatttcaaccacaaCAATCATTGCGATGACGTTATATCTACGatgaaaactgattggatttgcaaaaagtgaTCAACATGAAGTCATTTtgtaacttttaacctaaatccaatgacatacTGACATTTTTGGGGGTTGATTTTacattgacaactcaaccaaatgtcaatcaaaacaagatgttgaactgacgtctatgCCCAAGATGTTCTATGCCCAAGATCTTCTATGCCCAAGATGTTCTATGCCCAAGATGTTCTATGAAATcctgcaacaacaaaatgtgacttTGTGAGCATTAGACTCTTGATGGAAGGCAAAGATTGTTTTGATAAAGCAGccgtttctttaaaaaacaaaaagaccTTCCTTTAAGAAAACAGCTTCAGAAGATGGAGAGAGTCACAGGGGGATTTGGATGAAAAGCTTGATCAGAGTCTAAATAAAAGGCTGTGAACAGATCTTTTTAAAAGAAAAATACTTTAACGCCCTGAATAAATGTATTTCTATGTGACATTGAAGAGTTGTATTATATGTCGTTTAGCCGGTATACTTTTCATACTGTTTAAAACTTTATTTACAAAGCTTTTCTACCTATCAATCTGTAGCCATCCAGTAGGGCAGGCAATGGCGATGCCAATGTTAGGTTAGGATCTTCATTTTAAGTAGTTCCCTTTCCCTGAAATGGCGGATGGACTGGCTCAATCCATACCATGGTTGTTTCACACACTTATTAATTCATCACCTTCTCTTCATCCTCCAGCTTTCCATTAAAGTCCAAAGACAGAAGCTCATCCAAGCATCCAGGTGACTGTTCAACGGTGAAAGAAGGCATCCCACTCCAATCTCACCATGGACTGGAAGATGTTAGAGGCCCTGCTTAGCGGGGTCAATAAATATTCCACTGTGTTCGGACGCATCTGGCTCTCCGTGGTCTTCGTGTTCCGAGTCATGGTCTTCGTCGTGGCCGCAGAACGTGTCTGGATTGACGATCAGAAAGACTTTGACTGCAACACCCGCCAACCCGGCTGCGCCAACGCCTGTTACGACCACTTCTTCCCTGTCTCCCACACCAGGATCTGGGCAATCCAGCTCATCTTCATCACCTGCCCCTCTTTCATGGTCGTGATGCACGTGGCGTACCGCGAGGAACGCGAGCGCAAGTACCGCATCACACACGGTGAGAACGCCCGTCTCTACGACAACACAGGACAGAAGCACGGAGGACTCTGGTGGACATATCTCCTCAACCTCTTCTTCAAGACGGCCATCGAGGTGGcgttcctctacctcctccatctcATCTACAACAACTTTGACCTGCCGCGACGCGTCGTGTGCGACCTCTGGCCTTGTCCTAACCAGGTGGATTGCTACATCGGCCGGCCCACAGAGAAGAGGGTGTTTACCTACTTCATGGTAGGAGCGTCGGCTGTGTGTATAGTGCTCAACGTGTGTGAGATATTTTACCTGATAGCCATCCGGGTGCTGAGGCTCAGCCACCGGGGAAGCCTCCATTCCTCCCCCAAGAAGAGGTGCTCTGAGCCGGACTGGGATGGGTGTCAGACACCGGCGGCAGACTACCAGAAGGGCAACGAGGCCGGCTTCAACATAGAGGAGAAGAGTACGTCTATCTTTTAAGTCAGACATTAAACGTTTTTTTACAATCAAAGTTTTATTTGACGGAAATCTTTATTGACTAAATGTTGTGAACTGAATTCGACTGTATGATCAATGTATTTTTAGCCAAATTCattgtaatttaaatgtaattgttttatcagaatatttttttatgaagcCAGTGGGTGGGCAGCCCTTGGTCTGTACACGTCCCTGCCAGGGTGTAAGAAGATAACAGAAACAAGTTGCTCTGTCAGATCTGCCTATTATACCAAAGCGAAACCGTCCccgagtttaaaaaaaaacgtttaatcCAGATCAAAATTATTCTGTGTTGTGTTAAATTCTGCTCCCACTTAAGATGGTGGTCCCTCATTGTTTTTGGATGAAAACTAATGCGGAGCGATAAGTGCTTTTTAAGGTTGGTTCGGTTTATTATGAAATAAAGCTTTTCAAATGTAAATTCCAAAGCAAAAAAATTGAGATCATTCAAAACATGTAAAATATTCCcttgtctctgtcaggtccacattgggtagacatcaataggaaattactataaaataatagaatatttcaaacaggtttttatttatagtttttatttatttgtttgtttgtatatttatttattatttttcattccataaagtcatcatctcatctcaagCAGTCTGCCAGCCAAACCTAACACtacaaaaaagtatgtggacacctgctcatcgaacatctcattccaaaatcatgggcattaatatggagttggtcccctctttgctgctataacagcctccactcttctgggaaggctttccactagatgttggaacattgctgcggggacttgcttccattcagccacaagaacatcatcccaaaggtgtttgatggggttgatgtcagggctctgtgcaggccagtcaagttcttccacaccgatgtcAACCagccatttctttatggacctcgctttgtgctcggggtcattgtcatgctgaaacaagaaacggccttccccaaactgttatcaCAAAGTTGAAAGaacagaataatctagaatgtgattgtatgctgtagcattaagatttcccttcactggaactgaggggcctaggccgaaccatgaaaaacagctccagtacattattcctcctccaccaaactttacagttggccctaTGCACTGGGGCAGGTAGGGTTTCTCCTGGCAgccgccaaacccatattcgtTTGTCGGACTgccgatggtgaagcgtgattaatcactccagagaacgagtttccactactccagagtccagagttattttcacttaggggtgtactcacttttgttgccagcggtttagacattaatggctgtgtgttgagttattttgaagggacagcaaatgtacactgttatacaagctgtacactcactactttacattgtagcaaagtgtcatttcttcagtgttgtcacatgaaaagctttataccactccagccggaCGTGTTGGTTAACCACTACGAGAAAACTCAACTAAATCTAACATACATCACGTGCTACATTTAGGTGAAACATTTCTCAAAAATGAGGTGGAATCAGGCCAACACAGGATCATCTTGATGAAATGTTGGAAACTgtagttttgaaatataattgttTTACTCTATATTTATTTCATCAATAGACAATTTGCCTTTGATTTAACCTTTTAGAGTTTCAGTTTATCATATTTTGTTGAGTTTTTTTGTTTAGTTCCAGTATGCTGAAATACCGtgcatctacacctgcattgcttgctgtttggggttttaggctgggtttctgtacagcactttgtgacatcggctgatgtaagaagggctttataaatacatttgatttgaaataggcaGATATTTAcagtttttcaacaattgtttacacacgttTGCTGAATCTTTGGGCCATTTTCCACAAAACGCTAAACACACAAAACGCTACAAATTCTTAGCAAAacaaacactgcattcaaaacagttttagctCTTTCCAAAATGGTTGTTTTTTTGCATCAAAATGACATCATATGAATAGAGCTGTCTACCAAACACCACACTGATGTgctcaacacaaaacactactATGAATATCAGTAGGTTTATGATGTgctcaacacaaaacactactATGAATATCAGTAGGTTTACGATGTTGTCAACACAAACACTACTATGAATATCCAGCAGTAGGTTTATGATGTGCTCAACACAAACACTACTATGAATATAGCAGTAAGGTTTAGATGTGCTCAACAAAAACACTACTATGAATATCAGTAAAGGTTAACGATGTGCTCAACACAAAACATACTATGAATATCAGTAGGTTAAGATAGTgctcaacacaaaacactactATGAATATCCAGTTAGGTTACGATGTGCTCAACACAAAAACTACTATGAATATCCAGAGTAGGTTTATGATGTgctcaacacaaaacactactATGAATATCGCTAGGTTTATGATGTgctcaacacaaaacactactATGAATATCAGTAGGTTTACGATGTgctcaacacaaaacactactATGAATATCAGAGTAGGTTTATGATGTgctcaacacaaaacactactATGAATATCAGGTAGGTTTATGATGTgctcaacacaaaacactactATGAATATCAGCTAGGTTTATGATGTgctcaacacaaaacactactATGAATATCAGTAGGTTTCGATGTgctcaacacaaaacactactATGAATATCAGTAGGTTTATGCCTTTTGCATTGTCAGTGTTACACTGTAGCCGGTTGTAaaatgaatgccaacatgtactgtgacatacgaAGCAGAGCACGATCCCCTCCCTCcagagactgggccgcagggcagtattacaacatgataacgaccccaaacacacctccgagacgaccactgccttgctaaagaagctgagggtaaaggtgatggactggccaagcatgtctccagacctaaaccctattgagcatctgtggggcatcctcaaacggaaggtggaggagtgcaagStctctaacatccaccagctccgtgatgtcgtcRtggaggagtggaagaggactccagtggcaacctgtgaagYtctggtgaactccatgcccaagagggttaaggcagtgctggaaaatgatggtggccacacaaaatattgacactttgggcccaatttggacattttcacttaggggtgtactcacttttgttgccagcggtttagac encodes:
- the LOC112071596 gene encoding gap junction beta-3 protein, which encodes MDWKMLEALLSGVNKYSTVFGRIWLSVVFVFRVMVFVVAAERVWIDDQKDFDCNTRQPGCANACYDHFFPVSHTRIWAIQLIFITCPSFMVVMHVAYREERERKYRITHGENARLYDNTGQKHGGLWWTYLLNLFFKTAIEVAFLYLLHLIYNNFDLPRRVVCDLWPCPNQVDCYIGRPTEKRVFTYFMVGASAVCIVLNVCEIFYLIAIRVLRLSHRGSLHSSPKKRCSEPDWDGCQTPAADYQKGNEAGFNIEEKSTSIF